The Triticum aestivum cultivar Chinese Spring chromosome 5A, IWGSC CS RefSeq v2.1, whole genome shotgun sequence genomic sequence TGAATATAGACCATATTAAAGATCTGATGCTTACTTTACTGTTAAACATAGACAAGAGGCTAGCAAATGATTGAAATGTCATTCTGCTTTAAGTTAGAAAATGCTAAAgtagtttttttttgcgaaataaatgctAAAGTAGTTAAGGGGCTAAAACTCAGATTTATTATAATGGATAAACAATTCCCATGGTTTAATTTACAACTCCACACATTTCACGTTAAGAATGAAGCTGGTCTCCATGATTTCAGTGATGTCTCCAGATAAGAAATTTGGAATGCTAACAAGAGATAAACACGCACATAGCAATTAAAGTGATTTTATTCCTGCCATCTTATATTTAAGCGCACTGCTCACTTGTGATGTTTTGCTATTGTAGGTTAACATGATGCATGAGTAGTCTCGTGACGAAGACCTTTAACTATGATGTCATCTACTCTCATTTGGTACGTGCATATGCATACTTTTATTATAAGTTGCGGAGACATTTCCTCTTTGATGCTTATATAGTTCGGTCTGATCAAAACCTGCAAATGAAAAAGAAATGTTAGATCTAAAAGTAGTCATAAATACAACACCATCCAAAAAATAATGGAATAACGCACCTGCCTCATCTCTCTAAAACATCTCTGTAGACAATGTTCTTGGTACTTTTCCCGGATTTGTCAACCTCCTTGTTTGGCTTGGCCAAAATCCGTGTCGTCTCTCTTGACACTCCCCTCGACAATGCAACATATAGTTGACCATGTGAGAATACAGGCTCGGGAAGGTAAATACCGACGTTTGGGATGGTCTGACCCTGTGCCTTGTTAATTGTCATCGCAAAACTCAGGCGGATGGGGAACTGCTTTCTCTTAAGTTTGAAGGGAAGCGAGCTGTCCTCTGAGGGCGACATAGGGATCCTAGGTATGAACACCCTCTTTCCAGCATGCTGACCACCAACAATCTCCGCATCAATTGCATTATCCTGGAAGTCTCTAATCATAAGCCGTGTTCCGTTGCATAGACCATTATGAGGGTCGAGGTTCCGGAGCAGAATGACTGGACAGTTGACCTTTAATCTCAAAACATGCGGTGGCAAACCATTTGGTGTGATCGAGTTCAGAAAATCAATTGTGTAATTATTCTGCAAGTCATCCTCGATTGAGTCAAAGCTATGGTATAACTTTTCTTCGCCTGGAAACCTAGAGATCATCTTGTCATTGAGGTCATCCACATGATCGTTCTTGGTCGATAGAATTGCACGTGCGCTCATGTACTCTCTTGATCTAGCATTAGCATGCAGCGATGGAAATACATCTTCAGTGAGCTTGTTAATAGCTTTTTCATCATCGGTATAGCCAATCACAATGTTGTCAGGGAGACGCACATAGTCGTCGCCTATTGTCTCTTCTGTTCCATTACCGATCCTTAGGAGGTATTCAGAGAACCAAGGATCAGCCTGTGCCCGCATATTGCGCGTGAGGTGTATCTTGCGGGTCTTCTCCCACAAATAGGATCTCAGGAGTGTAGCATCCGTGATCTGTGCTCTTGTCCCACGTGTGACAACAGGAAGGACTtgccgaaaatccccaccaaagaCGACAACCTTTCCCCCAAATGGCAAAGGACACTCCATTATATCCTAGAGCGATCTATCAAGCGTCTCAACTGCTTGACGTTTTGTCATAGCGATTTCGTCCCAAATTATCAAGGACGCCTGTTTAAGCAACTCTGCTGTACCACTCTGCTTTGTAAAACTACACATGCTGTTGTCAGTGAGCTTAATTGGAATTTTGAACCTGGAGTGCGCAGTCCGTCCTCCTGGCATTATCGACGCCGCTATACC encodes the following:
- the LOC123101420 gene encoding ATP-dependent DNA helicase PIF1-like gives rise to the protein MECPLPFGGKVVVFGGDFRQVLPVVTRGTRAQITDATLLRSYLWEKTRKIHLTRNMRAQADPWFSEYLLRIGNGTEETIGDDYVRLPDNIVIGYTDDEKAINKLTEDVFPSLHANARSREYMSARAILSTKNDHVDDLNDKMISRFPGEEKLYHSFDSIEDDLQNNYTIDFLNSITPNGLPPHVLRLKVNCPVILLRNLDPHNGLCNGTRLMIRDFQDNAIDAEIVGGQHAGKRVFIPRIPMSPSEDSSLPFKLKRKQFPIRLSFAMTINKAQGQTIPNVGIYLPEPVFSHGQLYVALSRGVSRETTRILAKPNKEVDKSGKSTKNIVYRDVLER